A single Vigna radiata var. radiata cultivar VC1973A chromosome 8, Vradiata_ver6, whole genome shotgun sequence DNA region contains:
- the LOC106772338 gene encoding uncharacterized protein LOC106772338 — protein sequence MAFNNALRSAAKLIASSESSISTSVSRGFHSTPMKRMGGGHGHDEPYYIHAKHMYNLDRMKHRGLKMSLAVFSAFSIGVAVPVYAVIFQQKKTASA from the exons ATGGCCTTCAACAACGCACTCAGATCCGCCGCAAAACTCATCGCTTCTTCTGAATCTTCCATCTCCACCTCAG TGAGCAGAGGTTTTCATTCAACTCCCATGAAGAGGATGGGGGGTGGACATGGCCATGATGAGCCCTATTATATTCATGCAAAGCACATGTACAACTTGGACAGGATGAAGCACCGGGGGTTGAAAATGTCCCTTGCTGTGTTCTCTGCTTTCAGCATTGGTGTTGCAGTTCCTGTGTATGCTGTCATTTTCCAGCAAAAGAAGACAGCTTCTGCCTAA
- the LOC106772117 gene encoding uncharacterized protein LOC106772117 isoform X2 produces the protein MEEQEKGLCGTSESAVNHEGKVGGETLEGSVDYRGEVQMDGSFSEELVGEGGDCNGKDVMVEVLGSDLYIDGVCTQGNGAELSGEVVGGRSVEGFGEDVWSGEVGGGDSQGVESEEGRRENVAVEGRTAMNVPMELDNVVLGREDRDEAVVGSEVDVASSQEETVFDNRAQKEVGTAISNIEDPNVAYIGVECTNIVDRGGSDHKVTNSRYEDGLGCQLTGSSVKGENVQSECAEKDNGATRDGDDVTLDEEKNIAKLHSDKIFEKECISDKVEFEEKLNSDVEQPMEINRVDEDSNNVLEEVVGGTDVTMDETLPTSEEKQCLRKCTKREQTSGSIQLNSDTGQGIVDKDLTKEEELNNKVSEAKGCGLLKGTEVEVEGQPETKSTETKNNTSYIEDTQIADQDSLALMDAGKDKVHDDSHIRQNVEVQTGISEQVGSNGAQELEEFVEAGQRKIEGRVTRRSSLMKAVNSELSYARYLLPKEKESNFSVSNMVWGKVRSHPWWPGQIFDPSDSSEKAMKHYKKDCYLVAYFGDRTFAWNEESQLKPFRTHFSSIEKQSTSESFQNAVDCALDEVTRRVEYGLSCSCIPKDTYNLIKFQTVENTGIRPELSVRHGVDESLNASTFSPDKLVEYLKALSELPTGGFDRLELGIAKAQLLAFYRFKGYSCLPELQYCGGFDDDMDTIVHGDENKAINYKNDGQVGSGNLKSQSSSRRKRKHNLKDVMQETPKERSLSELMGGTLDAPDGEYWFDEKVTDTPVSRGRPRKRRTVDHYGDDFGKQDGRKTISVAKVSNTTKPSFLIGDRIRRVASKLTGSPTVVKSSGDRSQRTDGSTEGIYGNEFDVSFDEAQRSSMVVTIEYSSLDDLLSSLHLVAQEPLGDYRFLNPIISFFSDFRDSITVADDAVKDIFCTEEVGTKRKQPPVGGLPETFEFEDMSDTYWTDRVIDNGSEVQAAQLSQPTQPARRNRKKDYELVSTEQGKSVPVSRRPYSRKQHSNSNHVEVPQKPAGYINENAPAELVMNFAELGSVPSETNLNRMFRRFGPLKEAETEVDTVSSRARVVFKKCSDAEVACSSAQKFNIFGQILVNYQLNYTPSALFKASSVATAQDHEMHFDLSNFEVNLGSVDDDDVVASLTE, from the exons ATGGAGGAACAAGAGAAGGGTTTGTGTGGAACATCAGAATCCGCAGTGAACCATGAGGGGAAAGTGGGGGGTGAAACCCTAGAAGGGTCTGTGGATTATAGGGGTGAGGTTCAGATGGATGGTTCATTCTCGGAAGAGTTGGTTGGAGAGGGTGGGGATTGTAATGGGAAGGATGTAATGGTGGAGGTTTTGGGGTCTGATTTGTACATAGATGGTGTTTGCACGCAGGGAAATGGTGCTGAGCTGAGTGGTGAAGTGGTTGGTGGTAGATCAGTTGAGGGTTTTGGGGAGGATGTGTGGTCTGGAGAGGTAGGTGGTGGGGACTCTCAGGGTGTAGAATCTGAAGAAGGTAGGAGGGAGAATGTGGCAGTGGAAGGTAGGACCGCAATGAACGTGCCCATGGAATTGGATAATGTGGTGTTGGGTAGGGAAGATAGAGATGAAGCAGTTGTTGGTAGTGAAGTTGATGTTGCATCTTCACAGGAGGAAACTGTTTTTGATAATAGAGCTCAGAAAGAAGTGGGGACAGCAATTAGCAATATCGAAGATCCTAATGTTGCATACATCGGGGTTGAGTGCACAAATATAGTGGATCGGGGGGGCTCAGATCACAAGGTGACAAATAGTAGATATGAGGATGGTTTAGGATGCCAGTTAACAGGTAGTTCTGTAAAAGGAGAGAATGTACAGAGTGAATGTGCCGAAAAGGATAATGGAGCAACAAGAGATGGAGATGATGTGACCTTAGACGAAGAGAAGAACATTGCTAAATTGCATAGtgataaaatatttgagaaaGAATGTATCAGTGACAAAGTTGAATTTGAGGAAAAGTTAAATTCAGATGTTGAACAACCCATGGAGATTAATAGAGTTGATGAAGACTCCAATAATGTACTAGAAGAAGTGGTTGGTGGAACTGATGTTACAATGGATGAGACTCTTCCAACTTCTGAGGAAAAACAGTGCTTGAGAAAATGCACTAAAAGAGAACAAACGTCTGGGTCTATTCAGCTGAATTCTGACACAGGGCAGGGAATAGTTGATAAGGATTTAACAAAAGAAGAGGAATTAAACAACAAAGTTTCTGAAGCTAAAGGATGTGGTTTGCTGAAGGGGACAGAAGTAGAAGTCGAAGGTCAACCAGAGACAAAAAGCACTGAAACAAAGAACAACACTTCATATATTGAAG ACACTCAAATTGCAGACCAGGATAGCCTTGCCCTGATGGATGCTGGAAAGGACAAAGTCCATGATGACTCTCATATTAGGCAAAATGTTGAAGTACAAACTGGCATTTCTGAGCAGGTTGGTTCAAATGGAGCTCAGGAACTTGAAGAATTTGTTGAAGCTGGACAGAGAAAAATAGAGGGAAGAGTCACGAGACGGTCATCGTTAATGAAGGCTGTGAATTCAGAACTATCTTATGCAAGATATTTGCtgccaaaagaaaaggaaagtaaCTTTTCTGTGTCAAATATGGTTTGGGGAAAGGTGAGAAGCCACCCATGGTGGCCTGGGCAGATTTTTGATCCCTCAGATTCGTCTGAGAAGGCAATGAAACATTATAAAAAGGACTGCTATTTGGTAGCATATTTTGGGGACAGAACATTTGCTTGGAATGAAGAATCTCAGCTAAAACCCTTTAGGACACATTTCTCTTCTATTGAAAAGCAGAGCACTTCAGAGTCATTTCAGAATGCTGTAGATTGTGCTCTAGATGAAGTAACAAGACGAGTAGAATACGGGCTATCATGTTCTTGTATACCCAAAGATACctacaacttaattaaattcCAGACTGTAGAAAACACAGGGATCCGACCGGAACTAAGTGTCAGACATGGGGTGGATGAATCTCTAAATGCAAGCACCTTTTCACCTGATAAGCTTGTAGAGTACTTGAAAGCACTATCTGAATTACCAACTGGTGGGTTTGACCGTTTGGAGCTTGGGATTGCTAAGGCTCAGCTGCTTGCATTCTATCGCTTCAAGGGTTACTCTTGCTTGCCAGAATTACAATATTGTGGAGGTTTTGACGATGACATGGACACCATAGTTCATGGTGATGAGAATAAGGCTATTAATTACAAGAATGATGGTCAAGTGGGTTCTGGAAATTTAAAATCCCAGAGCAGCTCTCGCCGCAAACGGAAACATAACTTGAAGGATGTTATGCAAGAAACACCAAAGGAAAGAAGCTTGTCTGAACTAATGGGTGGGACTCTAGACGCCCCTGATGGTGAATATTGGTTTGATGAGAAGGTAACTGATACTCCTGTTTCACGGGGCCGTCCCAGGAAAAGGAGGACTGTTGATCACTATGGTGATGACTTTGGGAAGCAAGATGGAAGGAAAACAATTTCTGTCGCAAAAGTTTCTAACACCACAAAGCCATCATTTTTAATTGGTGACCGAATTCGTAGGGTTGCTAGTAAACTTACTGGTTCACCCACTGTGGTGAAGAGTTCTGGTGACCGTTCTCAGAGGACAGATGGTAGCACTGAAGGCATTTATGGGAATGAATTTGATGTTTCCTTTGATGAGGCTCAGAGGTCAAGTATGGTTGTTACAATAGAGTATTCATCTCTGGATGATTTGCTATCTTCACTTCATTTGGTGGCACAGGAACCTCTTGGAGATTATCGCTTCCTGAATCCTATTATAAGTTTCTTCTCTGATTTCAGAGATTCGATAACTGTGGCTGATGATGCTGTAAAAGATATCTTTTGTACAGAAGAAGTTGGCACTAAAAGAAAGCAGCCGCCTGTAGGTGGGTTGCCTGAAAcatttgaatttgaagataTGAGTGACACATATTGGACGGACAGGGTCATTGACAATGGCAGTGAAGTGCAAGCAGCACAACTGTCACAACCAACCCAACCAGCACGGAGAAACCGTAAAAAGGACTATGAACTTGTTTCTACTGAGCAAGGGAAGTCTGTTCCAGTTAGTCGAAGGCCCTATTCCAGGAAACAGCATTCTAACAGTAATCATGTTGAGGTTCCTCAAAAGCCTGCTGGTTATATAAATGAGAATGCCCCTGCTGAACTTGTTATGAATTTTGCTGAGTTGGGTTCTGTTCCCTCAGAAACAAACCTTAATAGAATGTTTAGGCGTTTTGGACCTCTAAAGGAAGCTGAGACAGAAGTTGATACAGTAAGCAGCCGGGCAAGAGTGGTTTTCAAAAAGTGTTCTGATGCAGAGGTTGCTTGTAGTAGTGCTCAAAAGTTCAACATATTCGGTCAAATACTTGTGAATTACCAGCTTAACTATACTCCAAGTGCATTGTTCAAAGCTTCGTCTGTAGCTACAGCCCAGGACCACGAGATGCATTTTGATCTCTCCAATTTTGAAGTTAATCTTG
- the LOC106772117 gene encoding uncharacterized protein LOC106772117 isoform X1: MEEQEKGLCGTSESAVNHEGKVGGETLEGSVDYRGEVQMDGSFSEELVGEGGDCNGKDVMVEVLGSDLYIDGVCTQGNGAELSGEVVGGRSVEGFGEDVWSGEVGGGDSQGVESEEGRRENVAVEGRTAMNVPMELDNVVLGREDRDEAVVGSEVDVASSQEETVFDNRAQKEVGTAISNIEDPNVAYIGVECTNIVDRGGSDHKVTNSRYEDGLGCQLTGSSVKGENVQSECAEKDNGATRDGDDVTLDEEKNIAKLHSDKIFEKECISDKVEFEEKLNSDVEQPMEINRVDEDSNNVLEEVVGGTDVTMDETLPTSEEKQCLRKCTKREQTSGSIQLNSDTGQGIVDKDLTKEEELNNKVSEAKGCGLLKGTEVEVEGQPETKSTETKNNTSYIEEDTQIADQDSLALMDAGKDKVHDDSHIRQNVEVQTGISEQVGSNGAQELEEFVEAGQRKIEGRVTRRSSLMKAVNSELSYARYLLPKEKESNFSVSNMVWGKVRSHPWWPGQIFDPSDSSEKAMKHYKKDCYLVAYFGDRTFAWNEESQLKPFRTHFSSIEKQSTSESFQNAVDCALDEVTRRVEYGLSCSCIPKDTYNLIKFQTVENTGIRPELSVRHGVDESLNASTFSPDKLVEYLKALSELPTGGFDRLELGIAKAQLLAFYRFKGYSCLPELQYCGGFDDDMDTIVHGDENKAINYKNDGQVGSGNLKSQSSSRRKRKHNLKDVMQETPKERSLSELMGGTLDAPDGEYWFDEKVTDTPVSRGRPRKRRTVDHYGDDFGKQDGRKTISVAKVSNTTKPSFLIGDRIRRVASKLTGSPTVVKSSGDRSQRTDGSTEGIYGNEFDVSFDEAQRSSMVVTIEYSSLDDLLSSLHLVAQEPLGDYRFLNPIISFFSDFRDSITVADDAVKDIFCTEEVGTKRKQPPVGGLPETFEFEDMSDTYWTDRVIDNGSEVQAAQLSQPTQPARRNRKKDYELVSTEQGKSVPVSRRPYSRKQHSNSNHVEVPQKPAGYINENAPAELVMNFAELGSVPSETNLNRMFRRFGPLKEAETEVDTVSSRARVVFKKCSDAEVACSSAQKFNIFGQILVNYQLNYTPSALFKASSVATAQDHEMHFDLSNFEVNLGSVDDDDVVASLTE; the protein is encoded by the exons ATGGAGGAACAAGAGAAGGGTTTGTGTGGAACATCAGAATCCGCAGTGAACCATGAGGGGAAAGTGGGGGGTGAAACCCTAGAAGGGTCTGTGGATTATAGGGGTGAGGTTCAGATGGATGGTTCATTCTCGGAAGAGTTGGTTGGAGAGGGTGGGGATTGTAATGGGAAGGATGTAATGGTGGAGGTTTTGGGGTCTGATTTGTACATAGATGGTGTTTGCACGCAGGGAAATGGTGCTGAGCTGAGTGGTGAAGTGGTTGGTGGTAGATCAGTTGAGGGTTTTGGGGAGGATGTGTGGTCTGGAGAGGTAGGTGGTGGGGACTCTCAGGGTGTAGAATCTGAAGAAGGTAGGAGGGAGAATGTGGCAGTGGAAGGTAGGACCGCAATGAACGTGCCCATGGAATTGGATAATGTGGTGTTGGGTAGGGAAGATAGAGATGAAGCAGTTGTTGGTAGTGAAGTTGATGTTGCATCTTCACAGGAGGAAACTGTTTTTGATAATAGAGCTCAGAAAGAAGTGGGGACAGCAATTAGCAATATCGAAGATCCTAATGTTGCATACATCGGGGTTGAGTGCACAAATATAGTGGATCGGGGGGGCTCAGATCACAAGGTGACAAATAGTAGATATGAGGATGGTTTAGGATGCCAGTTAACAGGTAGTTCTGTAAAAGGAGAGAATGTACAGAGTGAATGTGCCGAAAAGGATAATGGAGCAACAAGAGATGGAGATGATGTGACCTTAGACGAAGAGAAGAACATTGCTAAATTGCATAGtgataaaatatttgagaaaGAATGTATCAGTGACAAAGTTGAATTTGAGGAAAAGTTAAATTCAGATGTTGAACAACCCATGGAGATTAATAGAGTTGATGAAGACTCCAATAATGTACTAGAAGAAGTGGTTGGTGGAACTGATGTTACAATGGATGAGACTCTTCCAACTTCTGAGGAAAAACAGTGCTTGAGAAAATGCACTAAAAGAGAACAAACGTCTGGGTCTATTCAGCTGAATTCTGACACAGGGCAGGGAATAGTTGATAAGGATTTAACAAAAGAAGAGGAATTAAACAACAAAGTTTCTGAAGCTAAAGGATGTGGTTTGCTGAAGGGGACAGAAGTAGAAGTCGAAGGTCAACCAGAGACAAAAAGCACTGAAACAAAGAACAACACTTCATATATTGAAG AAGACACTCAAATTGCAGACCAGGATAGCCTTGCCCTGATGGATGCTGGAAAGGACAAAGTCCATGATGACTCTCATATTAGGCAAAATGTTGAAGTACAAACTGGCATTTCTGAGCAGGTTGGTTCAAATGGAGCTCAGGAACTTGAAGAATTTGTTGAAGCTGGACAGAGAAAAATAGAGGGAAGAGTCACGAGACGGTCATCGTTAATGAAGGCTGTGAATTCAGAACTATCTTATGCAAGATATTTGCtgccaaaagaaaaggaaagtaaCTTTTCTGTGTCAAATATGGTTTGGGGAAAGGTGAGAAGCCACCCATGGTGGCCTGGGCAGATTTTTGATCCCTCAGATTCGTCTGAGAAGGCAATGAAACATTATAAAAAGGACTGCTATTTGGTAGCATATTTTGGGGACAGAACATTTGCTTGGAATGAAGAATCTCAGCTAAAACCCTTTAGGACACATTTCTCTTCTATTGAAAAGCAGAGCACTTCAGAGTCATTTCAGAATGCTGTAGATTGTGCTCTAGATGAAGTAACAAGACGAGTAGAATACGGGCTATCATGTTCTTGTATACCCAAAGATACctacaacttaattaaattcCAGACTGTAGAAAACACAGGGATCCGACCGGAACTAAGTGTCAGACATGGGGTGGATGAATCTCTAAATGCAAGCACCTTTTCACCTGATAAGCTTGTAGAGTACTTGAAAGCACTATCTGAATTACCAACTGGTGGGTTTGACCGTTTGGAGCTTGGGATTGCTAAGGCTCAGCTGCTTGCATTCTATCGCTTCAAGGGTTACTCTTGCTTGCCAGAATTACAATATTGTGGAGGTTTTGACGATGACATGGACACCATAGTTCATGGTGATGAGAATAAGGCTATTAATTACAAGAATGATGGTCAAGTGGGTTCTGGAAATTTAAAATCCCAGAGCAGCTCTCGCCGCAAACGGAAACATAACTTGAAGGATGTTATGCAAGAAACACCAAAGGAAAGAAGCTTGTCTGAACTAATGGGTGGGACTCTAGACGCCCCTGATGGTGAATATTGGTTTGATGAGAAGGTAACTGATACTCCTGTTTCACGGGGCCGTCCCAGGAAAAGGAGGACTGTTGATCACTATGGTGATGACTTTGGGAAGCAAGATGGAAGGAAAACAATTTCTGTCGCAAAAGTTTCTAACACCACAAAGCCATCATTTTTAATTGGTGACCGAATTCGTAGGGTTGCTAGTAAACTTACTGGTTCACCCACTGTGGTGAAGAGTTCTGGTGACCGTTCTCAGAGGACAGATGGTAGCACTGAAGGCATTTATGGGAATGAATTTGATGTTTCCTTTGATGAGGCTCAGAGGTCAAGTATGGTTGTTACAATAGAGTATTCATCTCTGGATGATTTGCTATCTTCACTTCATTTGGTGGCACAGGAACCTCTTGGAGATTATCGCTTCCTGAATCCTATTATAAGTTTCTTCTCTGATTTCAGAGATTCGATAACTGTGGCTGATGATGCTGTAAAAGATATCTTTTGTACAGAAGAAGTTGGCACTAAAAGAAAGCAGCCGCCTGTAGGTGGGTTGCCTGAAAcatttgaatttgaagataTGAGTGACACATATTGGACGGACAGGGTCATTGACAATGGCAGTGAAGTGCAAGCAGCACAACTGTCACAACCAACCCAACCAGCACGGAGAAACCGTAAAAAGGACTATGAACTTGTTTCTACTGAGCAAGGGAAGTCTGTTCCAGTTAGTCGAAGGCCCTATTCCAGGAAACAGCATTCTAACAGTAATCATGTTGAGGTTCCTCAAAAGCCTGCTGGTTATATAAATGAGAATGCCCCTGCTGAACTTGTTATGAATTTTGCTGAGTTGGGTTCTGTTCCCTCAGAAACAAACCTTAATAGAATGTTTAGGCGTTTTGGACCTCTAAAGGAAGCTGAGACAGAAGTTGATACAGTAAGCAGCCGGGCAAGAGTGGTTTTCAAAAAGTGTTCTGATGCAGAGGTTGCTTGTAGTAGTGCTCAAAAGTTCAACATATTCGGTCAAATACTTGTGAATTACCAGCTTAACTATACTCCAAGTGCATTGTTCAAAGCTTCGTCTGTAGCTACAGCCCAGGACCACGAGATGCATTTTGATCTCTCCAATTTTGAAGTTAATCTTG